The nucleotide sequence TCACAAATATTTGCACCGAGTCATCTCGGTGTTGTCCGACATAAGACAGAGGTTGAAGCGCTTCCAAGCCTTTGGGTTTCTTTTGGTTTCAAGAACCAAAACAACACTTCCGTTGCTTGCCATCGTTGGAGACTTGGAGATATAAAAAAAACTTGAACGATTTTGTGTTTTCGAGAGTTAGAGAAGCGGTGTGGTTAAAACTAAACATTCTAGACCTATTTATACAAAGTTAGAGGGGTATAATGGTAAATAAAAACGATTCTAAATAGCTATTACCATTAGGAACCAATTCCCAAcagtaaaattaaaaaaaaaaacttgcatACCTGATTTGTACCCGGTTCTGGGTAACCCAGTCTAACCCGAATCAGTTCTAGTGGGTTCTACTATATATAcctactagtattaagcccctgcgttgtaGCGGTTGCTGTAAAACTGTattaagtagtagcaatactataccattgtcagcgaccaccaacaccagaaaagctcgtaaaacttaataaataaaaatgggaaaaaaataacgccgagcgaaaagcagatgtaaaatctttgaatcacgcacgctctttgctgagaaattaaaccgaaacgcaaaacatagaaaacaaaataactaagtccatacATGACCCACATGTTGGACGGACTTGacaaacgcagaaaaatagatgtgacgcgatGGGCCAGTCAAACAGGAAAAAacatacgaaaaaatgttgaaccccacacgcacgttgcggtgcgttaactcacaaaatttagaacaaaacgaaAAAACTTGGGAAaaatgaaaagtatggtggactaaaattgaaaataaaaaagagttggaattaaattgcaaaagatgaaaaactttggattaaaagtaaaaaaacaaagggtctaaattgtaaaattgaagttatttattaattttagataaagataagtataaaaatacgtgatatatatatatatatatagggtaaggttcatgcgagaaccacccttattgcgagaaccgcgagaaccaatgtgaacagggggcaattttgtaaatacatAAAACTTGTAAATTAGTCGCTCCTCCTCTCCCTGCATCTGTACTACTGGACTTCAAACAAAAACTAAATCACAATCTATCAAGAAATCACGTCCGACAATCCCACAAGCATCATCAATCTGCGATTCATCACAGCGATTTACAAAAAATCAAGTTCGACGCTCCACAATAtcagtagttcatcatcaaactTCATCGTATGTTCGATATTAGTGCAAAAAGAACATAATCATCGATTTCACATTCCTCTTCGATTCGAAATTAGGGCAAAACGACCATAATCATCAAGATTTGTTGTACAGATAGGGATAATTTGAAGAACATATGTCGTTTAATGGAATCGCGTCTAACGGAATCACGTCTAACGGAATCACGATTCGTTGTTGCACCGTTCTGTGAATTTGTAAGTTCATACACTTTGTTTTGTAGTCGTATGTGACAATACAACTCTTAATCATCGATTCAGATATGTTATTATGTGATTATGACACTTAAACAGTCGTTTCATACCTGTTTCATATCTGCAATATTGAAAATTGTGTTATATATATGATTTTTTGAGTGAACAGGGGCGAATGTTGTGATAGAACTATATGTATTGGGGTAGTTATGTGTTTGTTCATGTAGTTTTTCTTGATGAATAATGTTACGTGAATAATGCTAGATATGATGGGCAACACACAACTTGATTTGGTAAgcgttagggttttttttttttactgaaCTATAACTGTTGATAAGTTATGTCATgtcgatgcacatgtgcatagctatagttatgcacatgtgcatattttgacAAGATATGCTTACACGGAACAGGATAATAAGGTAATGTTGTGATCTATatagatatgcacatgtgcatattttctaACAGAAACAGAACAAGATAATTAGGTAATGTTGTGATCTATatagatatgcacatgtgcatattttctaACCGAACAGGCTTACACAGAACATGTTACACAGAACATGTCGATTAGGTATAATTGTGTgatatatagttatgcacatgtgcatatcttgACAGAATATGATTACACATAACAGGATGATAAACTAAATTTGTGATctatatagttatgcacatgtgcataaattgttataatatgttaatatGCACCTGTGCATAGTTTGCAATAATAGTCTAACAAGGTAGATAATGTTGATGCATATGACTTTGATCTATATGGTTATGCACAGTTATGCTAACATGTATTTCATCTTGGAATATGTTAATAAGGTATAATTGTGTgatatatagttatgcacatgtgcatagattgtcagaatatgttaatatgcacatgtgcataatttatCAACATAGGTTCTTAAGGTATTTAATGTTTATGCACATGTATATAATGATGCACGTGTGCATATCTTATATGTTGATCATAAATTAATGTTGATACACATGCTCATTGTAGATCATCTATGGCAAAAAAATACACGGATTAACAGATGATAGAGTTAAGCATATGTTAGACGAAGAGGCGTTGAAGCAATAGGAATGCTGGGGTGTGCTCAACAACTGGAAAAGGAACAGGCAATAAGATGTTATGGATGTTAGATGTGGGTGATTCAAGGATCGAAACTGTTGGGGCGGATACGTGAAATGTTGTATGTGTGAAGATGGCGATGAAACAGCTGAACACCTTCTTTGTTCGTGCAGGGTCTGATATCACATCAGTCAGTGGTGCAAGGTGAGTCCTTTTATCCTGTTTTTGGTTAAAGATATCATAATTGACTCTGAGTTTTGCAATCTGGATAGAGAAGTGAAAGTTGCTTTACATGGCATTATGTTCGTGACAAGATGGTGTATATGGTTAGCCAGGAACAATAAAAGGTTCTTGGAAACTCAAGTTAAACCCGGAGAGATTATCCGTAATATTAAGCCCATCGGTTTTTATGGTATAAGAATCGGTCCAAAAATAGGTCCGTAAGTTGGAAAAGTGGTGTAGTTTCGATATAAGGTAGCTGTTAGTCTCCGGTCTTTAGGTTCTTGTGTTGAGTTGTTTTACGTTTTGATGTAGTGGTTTGTTCGACCGCCTCTGTTTTGGATGTTGGCTTCTGTGAATAacatttacatttaaaaaaaaacttatgcacatgtgcatattttgtcATAATGGTTTTGTTGCTAGTTAAtgttaaatatgattggtggtattACGAAATTTGATTGGTAAGGGTTAAGTTTTGTTATTGAAATAAACCTGTTGATAAGgtcagtcatgttaatgcacatgtgcatagttatgcacatatgcatattttTGTCAGATTAAGTTAATATGAATGTATTAAGGCATATGCACACGTGCATTATTACcttaaaacataaacattgtACATATTGTATGTAATATGTTTATttcacatgtgcatacatgaaaTAATTAATGTAAATATGTAATGTATGCAGGAAAAAATTATTCGAAACTGCTCATGGATTGACAACAAAGGCGTATTTGATTAATAGGTTAACAGATGAAAAATACCAGGGAAAATGATGGACGAAGAGGCGCTGAAACAGGAGGAGTGTTGGAAGATAATTATGAAATGGAAAGAAGATCAGAAGGTGTGAGGTTGTGAACTAATGCGAATGTTATGTAGGTAGTTTGTGGATATGCAATTTATAaagacatttttttttgttttcttgatgTCTTTTGATTGTAATATGTGGGTAGTTTTTTACGATAATGGTTGATATAAGAAGTTTGACGTATACGATGTCTTATATGGTGGTTGATGGGTTAAAACTTTATTTGATTGTTCAGGTATATTGGTATGTTTGTTAATATTCGATGtattatgttgtttggtataAAAATGTTGGTATTGTACATGTGCagagtttgatatagcatatcaTATTACGGATGTGGTACCCTATTACGTATGGGGTACCACATTGCATATGAttatgtatatgtaaaggaaaacGAATTACATGTAGTTAATAtattcatgtatgcacatgtgcattggtcGAAACAATAACAATATGTAGTGAAACATtaaacatgtatgcacatgttTATTGTTTGAAACAATTACCATGTGAGGAGAAACAGTAaatatgtatgcacatgtgcatttttcaaAACAGTAACCATGTTGGTAATATTTGTTAGGTGGTCAATAATGAAATTACATACGCTTATGTATAATAAGTAATTTAATTGATATCAAAGTATCATGATCACAATCATAACATATGAATACGTATACAGACAGTGCAAAATGTTTGTAAACAAAAAGAATAATGATTAGAAACTATTTGTCATTATATATAGGATAATCAAGAATCGTTGAATGTTTTATGACGCCTGGATGAATGTCTACGAGGTTACTCAGGTTCATATATATATGCAGGGTCTttagcatcatcatcaacatcttcaTCAGTATCATTGGATTCAACGTACTCCCAACTGTTAAACGTACTGTTTATAATAGGGATGTATTCAGCATCAACATCGGGTATCCAATATGGTGTGCTATTAGGTGTAGAAGTCGTAATTGTTCCTGTATAAAGAAAAAAAGAGAAAAGCATATAAGATTATGATTAATATGGTATATGGTAGATGGTGTGTATACGCACGATGTATAAATGTTTAACATTTTTTTTGGTGATGAGTATGGGGTGTTggtaatgtgatgcacatgtgcataattatgtaCTGATGGTTAACAGTTTATATGTGATGATTATGGATTGTTGGCACATGTGCATGTTCATGTTAATGATGGTTAACAGTTTACGGATGACGAGTATGGGTgttatcaacataatgcacatgtgcatgatcaGTGACGAGTATGGGTGTTATCAACATAATACCTTTAGTCACAAATCGAATGAATTGCAACTCTTGATGTTCTGTATTTGTAGGTGTATTGTGACTGTCAAGTGTATTATCAGCAGATGGACCAACCACCACCGTAACCACCATTGTCCCCAAGCCCGATAATGGCGGTATTCAGCTCTCCTCTAACATGAGCAGGAACTGTCACAGTAGCTCTGCGCACTAAGAGTGAATTTGGTGATGCTGACATGGCATTTGTAGAACGGTTAAATCCCACGGGTTGGTTTCCTGGGAGAGACATTACCGTAGGGCCTGCTCGGGTGACATTTGGGGCTGAGAGTTGCGGACCAGGAGACGCAGCCGAATTGTTGGAATTAGTTGGTCCGGCTGATGGTTGACCACCATCGAAATTCGGGTCTAAACCGTTCAACTCCTGAGCAACATGTTCCATGATGAAGGGCCGAAACTGTGGACAGGGTAAAGAACCTCCAACTGTAGGACCGCCTTTCGGTGGCGTTGCAGGTTCCAACCAAACTTGATCACCCGCAAAGCACCTCATGTTAACCGCAAAATATTTCCGGTATATTATCCGAATCCAATACGGGCCACGAAGAACAAACGACACATCAATCGGTAACAGAGTACTAGGAACGATTCCCATGCCACCTCCGCTAGCCACAGTAGAAGCAGTTAACATGGCAGATGCACCAGGGTTTCCACCAGGACCCGTACCGGGACCATAGACATGACCAACATTTGGGTTTGTACCATTTGGCATTTGCCCATTAACATTTGCTCTTGATAGTGTCGGGATAGATGAAGCCGCACCAGAAACTGCAAAACCGGAGCAGCCCATGCAGGACGTGTTGCAGCATCAAGAGCATGCAAAGGTCCTGCTGTCAGACGAATGCAGTCCAAAAGAGATGAAACTTCCGTCCCATTGATAAAATCCTCGagaaactgaaaaaaaaacagaactttaagcaatcaatcaatcaatcaaaagTTTAATACCTGATAGAAGGATAAAACTATCTGAGTTTTCGCAGATTAGTACTGAAACATTCTTTTGCATGATTAGAGGCTTACACTTATTAAAATTTAACAGAAAGTAGACTTTTAATCTAATttgcaacataatgcacatgtgcatatgatTTAATACCAtatcatttacaatcaacataatgcacatgtgcatataatttaatacaacatcattACAGTAagtataatgcacatgtgcataacagttaatacaatatcatttacaaagtatacagttaatacaatatcatttacaaagTATATACATCAGTCAACATAATACATTTAGTCACAAATTGAATGAATTGCAACCAGTAGATGTGGTGTTACCAGTAGATGCAGTGTCAACTGATAATGATTGATCAGGTAAATTAGCAGTCTCAGAGCCTACGTTGCCTGGTGTAAACATGGAATCAAACGTCTGTATTTCAAACCCATGAAAGGTGTGTCGATTTGCAACTGTTGTAAACACAGGATTGCAACTTTCATTTGGATTAACTGCAGGTAAGGTATTGACATCAACATCAGATGGACCCACGGCAGAAATAGGATTGAAATTGACATCAGATGGGCCAAAAAAACCAGAATCGGGATGTGGATTGTATGCAGACAATGTTGTATGATGATCATCAGATGCCGTAGGTTCAACTCCAACACGAGATGAGTCAGACAAAGCCATGTGTAGCCGAAATCAGTATACAAACGCCGAAATCAGTATCCCAATTGAATCCCCTGTAAGATGTGTATATCGCCGCCGTGAATCTAGAGAGATTAGTCACCGCCGAAGATCTCCGTCGCTGATTATGAAAAATCTCCAGCGAAACCCTAGAATGTAAATGACGATAGTGAACAGGGGATGAAATAAGAGGAGTGCGTGTTTTTTATTAGATGTCACTTAATTACAaatttgccatgtgttcacattggttctcgcggttctcgcaataaagggtggttcctaacggatctttatcctatatatatatatatatatatatatatatatatatatatatatatatgtaggaggggttatcttgagaacgctaaatattgcgagaaccgtgagaacgaatgagaaCACCAATCAAAACCATCTTTTTTAATACAACCATCATTGAAgttaaaatacaacatcaaaaaaagaatttttcCTCTTAAAATCACTCTTATTAGATTTTTtatacatgtgtaaatataacaaatttacacatgtgtaaatggcaaacttacacatgtgtaaatggcaaacttacacatgtataaattttctttatttacgaattcacgtaaatttaaacgtgtaaatttaatttctaacattgtgttcggataataatgataagtgtaaaaagaaattttgaatttaaatTGTTTTTTACCAGGTTCTCGTGGCTTTtttattcgttctcacggttctcacaa is from Helianthus annuus cultivar XRQ/B chromosome 9, HanXRQr2.0-SUNRISE, whole genome shotgun sequence and encodes:
- the LOC110879035 gene encoding uncharacterized protein LOC110879035, producing the protein MALSDSSRVGVEPTASDDHHTTLSAYNPHPDSGFFGPSDVNFNPISAVGPSDVDVNTLPAVNPNESCNPVFTTVANRHTFHGFEIQTFDSMFTPGNVGSETANLPDQSLSVDTASTVSRGFYQWDGSFISFGLHSSDSRTFACS